In the Pararge aegeria chromosome 16, ilParAegt1.1, whole genome shotgun sequence genome, GCTCGGAGAAGGCGCGGTCGATGTTGATGTTGGACTTGGCCGACGTCTCCATGAAGCGGATGCCGTGCTCGCGCGCGATCTGCGGGCGAATCcttattatagtaaaattatacgatggcccacttgatggaGACACCCTCACTATAGATACAGAGCAAGTATTGCcctgtatataatatactagatatGATATGTGGTATACAacatggaattttttttttttttattttacttcaattacaaaacttatttaaattaaaaactattgtaaaattttatgatgaGGAATTGGATCTGGTGGATATGACATTATTATCTAAGAATAGCATTAGATGTTTAACTTCAATGGGTCCCACATATAAATTGTTTATCAAACAGACTTAACTCTGCAGCAAAGATTAGTCATAATAATTTGTCAAAATATTTGTCATATACAGATATAGAAACTGCTAgtgttttttgtatttcatgTCCCACAGTATTTTGTTGTGATAATGAGGCTGTTTGTGCAATACATAGAATGGGCCAAAGAAAGTCATTAATGGACAAATATAGGATAgacatatatttgaaaatttaatttatgtgcatataaatataacaaaatttaaaaagaaaatggactataacaatatgaatataagaagtaaaaataaactcatggtgcagtttactaggctacacaaaattagTAAAACATTCAAgggaaattttatattattttaaaacaaattaccaaGTGTTAgttaaagttcaaagtttattttaaacataggCTTATAGACaaacttgatgatgatgatgagtcagcatagatttttaaaacaatttataaaaaatcttcttttgccaaaatcaaaatactttgttataaaatttaaatctaatttcaaacttaaactaaataaataaatgaataaaatttatacaaacATCTGTTTTTAAGTTCAAATGCAATGTTCTTCAAtagaaaatgattgtaaaatccCAGCAACTAGTTTGACCATGAAGAAGTTACAAACAGATAGTGTTATTGTAATGTGTTATTATAGAGCAGCTAAAAATAACTATTGAATGATAAGTGTGAGTCAGGCCTGTGAGCTTATAAGTGTTAATGTTGCtcattataaactatatttagcTTGAAGCTTTGCATTAATTTTCTTGTTCAAGCGCTTAGCTTGAAGAACTGTGACCCTAACCCAAAGTTTagtctaaactaaactatattTGTTGCCTCCAGAAATAAAGGCACCTTTTAGCCATAAGGGGTTTTTacatatgtaaagaactcttttctcgagttcatatatcgaaccttttctgaaagtcaccaatgtttttacagtgataagtgacataaagaaaaggatgtttaaaaagaaattattttgattttaaagacctgaagtaagggctttaaatgttgttttcaggggagtattataaacattattatacatatttcagTATGAACTGTTTccctaaaatattgtataccaGTTTACATGTCTCTTATGGGTATTATTTTGGAAAATTATATGctgaatacaatattattaatttgattatatCATTTAATCATTATACGCTTATGAACATGTATTGatgtatttagtatatataaaatcaaaatgaaacaaaataatttttatattgctaAATAGACAGGGATAGTAATAGTGTTTTTAGAGTAACTTTTATTCAAATTCTACTCACAGCTTCACCCCTCTCTTTACTGACAACACGTTTCTCCTCCATGTCACATTTGTTTCCCAGAATCATTTTTTCCACATCCTCGTTAGCATGCTGCAACATACAAGATCAAACTGAGATCTTCTTATAAAACATATTCAGAAATTGATTTAAGacatatacataattaatattaacatcaTGGAGTTGATACAATTAATATAACTACTTTCACAAAGTTGTTTTTGCTGGATGCATTTTTCAGCaagcattataaataaaaatgatagaACTTATTTATAGAAACCTCCTGCTAGAAAGCTGTAGTTTGGTAATTTTCATAAAGCAGCAATACAGTCAGTACAATTATGGTCTGTCAATTTTTGCAATCTATCTGCTTACATTAGCAGAAAGGCATTAGAAAATATGTATTGACctggtaaaataaaacatatccCCCTGGATATTTAAAAACCATGTAAATTTATTACTCCTCTAATCCTGCATTTTTCTGCTGacattagttaattattaagaaaaatgcAAAACAATTGATGAGCTATATTTTCACAAATGGGATCCACTACTTTGACATTAAATTTCTCAGATCCTACTCATCAACACTGTAAAGAGGGAAAAATTTACATGAAAATGCATATTACAGAATGGAGCAGACAAAATTGTGTCAAGAGCTCAAGACCAATCTTTTTAGACTTCACTAATTATGGTAATATGTGACTCATGATTTAAATGATGAAGAATCTGTGTAGGTCTTCAACAaacatcatattttatttattatcaatatacaAACCTCATCTATGTTTCTTAACCACTTCACAATGTCATCAAATGTTTTCTCATTTGTGATGTCATAGACCAGCATTATGCCCATAGCTCCACGGTAATATGATGTGGTGATGGTGTGGAACCGCTCCTGCCCAGCAGTATCCCAGATTTGCAGTTTAATTTTCTTACCACGCAGTTCCactgttttaattttgaaatctaTACCtgaaaattaattgaattttgatgtatttataaaacacaTGTGTTTGAAGTCATTTCAActccttatttatataaacataaatacactccaatttataataatataaacaagcaTCTTAGAGAGAATGTTCGGATTGACTGAATCAATTATACTGCTGCTATCCTTTTAATCCAACAACATTATATATCACGGGGAATGGAAATTCCTGAGGAACCTCGCGGGCGGAAACGAGTGGTCTACCAAAATAAGTAGCATTCCGCTATATTCACGAACCAAACTAGAAATATATAGCACGACACCATAAGCACCTGTAACAATTTCTACAAGGAAACACAAAATTACAAGGATAATAGCTTCATACCGATAGTGGATATAAATGTAGTTGTAAAGTGGTTATCTGAAAACCTAAACAGTATACAAGTTTTGCCAACACCAGAGTCACCAATCAAGAGGAGTTTGAATAATAGATCATAAGTTTTCTTtgccattttaatattttatgtggaAAAAAACTAAgctattttctaaataaaattcttcaatgaaaaatatgattgaTATGACATTTGACAGCAAGGCTAGCTCAGTCATTCCATGCGAACTCAGACAACATACAAAGTGACTTTTCACTATAACTGTGGAAAAATACAGTACCTCTATGAGGATACAATCCTCGTACAGgtcatgtatttttatatttaaacctcAGTTAAAATCTTGCCTAAGACTTGCCGCATATGCTCGTCTTCCACACACAGTTTTCCGTATTCGGACATCCAAATACATagaatcaatataaaaaataacaaattcctAAGTTACGTTTTGAATGCAAGCCTGTgctcaaaaattataaatcgtcATCCTCCATAGTCGTTCGTTCACAACTCTTGTACTGTCCGTACTGACACGTATACATTCCGAATGAAGAAAAACTAAAGTCTGCGCTAGTCTAACggaaaacaaaatagaatttaCTCGTTCCGAAATCAAATACGGAAAACGAGTGTCTGCGGCCAGCCAACAGATTGATAAATTGATAATATTTGCCGTGAGGGCTACTTAGATAAAGAATGTTTTTCACGTAAACATAGGTAAAGCATAAGAAAGACAGAGATGCCCATTATTTCTTTGTCCTTATCTATGTGGCCTGACGAAATGTGACGTATAAGTGACAAACAATAAACTtctaaaaagtttgttttatttattcgctATTTAAAAGAATAGTTTTCTgcgatatttaattttgtttcagtCGATAAGAGTGCGCCTAAGGTGCTTCCGTTtatcctgaaataaaaaaaaaatacaagatttACCATACTGTCttacaggttggcccgctaccatcttagatttcaTCACTTATGGGTAAGATTAAAGACAATAGCTAACTTACATAATTTAACTTACACATTATAGTATACACAAATAAATGATATACAAAGTCCATACTTCCCtcagtttatattttaatttgagcGCCATTGGCCGCTACCACAGACCAGTAAATACTAAGTAAGCTGCCGCGCCCCGCCATAGACTGATTAGAttttccataataatattattctctGTGATTATTCTCTTTGCCCCACGCCAAGTTTTTTCGACCTTCGTAGTATCTTCGTAGGTAATCGCGCTTTTCAACTATTGACTATTCGTGTTCACCATTGTTATTTTTCTGAGTTCGCTATTCGGTAGTTATTGATTTTTAGTAAGAACTAAGAAGAGTACGAACTAAGAACCCCGAAGCACCCGAAGTCTAAACCTCTGATTCCGGAATCCGGACATCTTGTGCATCGTTTTTCTACAGACATGTGaagttttacattaatttttcaAGAGAGAAGAGAAAACAACGAAAGACAGCAAGATGCATCGACGAGGCGGGAAACGAATTCGTATGGATGATCCTCCTCCGGAATACGTAAATCCTATGACTCCTGCAACTCCGATTACTGATTATGGAGTTCCGCCTGATGCCGAGCCGATGCCTCTGATCAGACAGAGTTATGCGAGAATCAGTGCGGTGTCAAGCTATGCGTTGGCGGAAGCACTTCGTGAAGAGCCGGAAGAAGTGGCTGAGGAGGAAGCGCGCTCTCCGTCTCCGGCCCCGACCAAGAGGATTACGCGCAGTCGCGGTCGAGGCGGTGACGGGGGCTACGTGGGGCGCCTGGCCGAGTCTCCGCCACCTCCGCCGCTGCGGCGCCGCGGTCGCGGCGGGCGCGGACGCGGTCGGGGCCGCGGAGCAGCGCCTCCCCCGGCCTACTCGCCGCCGCCCGTGCTGCTGCCGGGCGATGACGAAAACAGTCTCTACAATATACTCCGCTTTAACAAGACTGCTATTAACGTAAGTTCTTTAGAGTTGAAGTATTATCACATTTAGTTCTGCATTTTCCGATACCAACCTCATCTGATTGCGAGTTTTGC is a window encoding:
- the LOC120630408 gene encoding ras-related protein Rab-10 — translated: MAKKTYDLLFKLLLIGDSGVGKTCILFRFSDNHFTTTFISTIGIDFKIKTVELRGKKIKLQIWDTAGQERFHTITTSYYRGAMGIMLVYDITNEKTFDDIVKWLRNIDEHANEDVEKMILGNKCDMEEKRVVSKERGEAIAREHGIRFMETSAKSNINIDRAFSELAEAILDKSAGRDADPDHARIAVERRPSRAPPARACCS